One Gelria sp. Kuro-4 DNA segment encodes these proteins:
- a CDS encoding Rrf2 family transcriptional regulator, giving the protein MEVIRRHTDYALRALVYLAARPGLVVSAGEIAASEDIPLEFLLKIFQRFVKSGLVTSHRGAQGGFSLAKDPSGVTVLDVVETMQGKVAMNRCLLGKDGCPHGPRCPLKKSWIAMEEKLAAYMAGITLQDLVREQRSVFKEKS; this is encoded by the coding sequence TTGGAAGTAATCAGGCGACATACTGACTATGCGCTCAGGGCGCTGGTGTACCTGGCGGCGCGGCCCGGTCTGGTGGTAAGTGCCGGGGAAATTGCGGCCAGCGAGGACATTCCTCTGGAGTTTCTGCTCAAGATCTTCCAGAGGTTCGTGAAAAGCGGCCTGGTGACCTCGCACCGCGGGGCGCAGGGCGGGTTCTCGCTGGCCAAGGACCCGTCGGGGGTAACCGTGCTGGATGTGGTCGAAACCATGCAGGGTAAGGTGGCCATGAACCGCTGCCTACTGGGTAAAGATGGTTGCCCGCACGGGCCACGCTGCCCGCTCAAAAAGAGCTGGATCGCCATGGAAGAGAAGCTGGCCGCGTACATGGCCGGCATCACCCTCCAAGATCTTGTCCGCGAGCAGCGCAGTGTTTTCAAAGAGAAGAGCTGA
- a CDS encoding IclR family transcriptional regulator, translated as MANKMRATGEKVVVQSVDRALSILALFRTESSLGLTQIADRMNLAKSTVYGLIATLEKHGYLEQDLNTGKYRLGVRLLEMGGLFEKRLNLRREVAPVMKSLVERFAETVQVSILDGCEVVYIDLLEAPTSLRFTARIGMRAPAHCTATGKVMLADLPEGLLDELYGSGPLPMSTPRSISSLIALKEHLRLVREQGYSLDDEEAEVGVRGVAAGIRNQAGKVIAGISLGGPANRVTYDVVPQFSQAIIKAAALISARLGYQEG; from the coding sequence ATGGCGAACAAAATGCGGGCGACAGGCGAGAAGGTGGTGGTACAGAGTGTGGACCGAGCTCTCAGCATTCTCGCCCTTTTCCGGACAGAGTCGTCCCTGGGGTTAACGCAAATAGCGGACCGGATGAATCTGGCAAAAAGTACTGTTTATGGGCTAATAGCCACGCTAGAAAAGCACGGTTACCTGGAGCAGGATCTAAATACAGGGAAGTATCGTCTCGGCGTGAGGCTCTTGGAGATGGGCGGGCTTTTCGAGAAACGCTTAAATCTACGGCGAGAAGTTGCGCCGGTGATGAAAAGCCTCGTGGAAAGGTTCGCTGAGACGGTCCAAGTTTCTATACTCGACGGCTGCGAAGTAGTCTATATCGACCTTTTAGAAGCGCCGACGTCGCTCAGGTTCACTGCCCGTATTGGCATGCGGGCACCTGCTCACTGCACGGCAACCGGAAAGGTAATGCTCGCTGACCTGCCGGAGGGCCTCTTGGATGAACTGTACGGTAGTGGCCCGCTGCCGATGTCTACCCCCCGTAGTATCTCAAGCCTTATCGCTCTTAAGGAACACCTTCGCCTCGTCCGCGAGCAAGGGTACTCTTTGGATGACGAGGAGGCTGAAGTGGGAGTACGAGGCGTAGCGGCTGGAATCCGAAACCAGGCAGGAAAGGTAATTGCTGGGATCAGCCTTGGCGGCCCGGCCAACAGGGTGACGTATGACGTGGTCCCCCAGTTCTCGCAGGCCATAATCAAGGCGGCAGCCCTGATCTCGGCCCGCTTGGGTTATCAAGAAGGTTAA
- a CDS encoding acyl CoA:acetate/3-ketoacid CoA transferase, giving the protein MAKVMSVQEAAQLIKDGDTVWIVSSGGGVAEPGYVLAGIEERFLKTGRPRDLTVCHASGIGDRQGGGTDHFAYEGLVKRVVGSHWTWAPRLSQMVVDNLIEAYVLPQGVMTQLTRAIAGGKPGVLTHVGIGTYIDPRLEGGRLNTRSQAELVKVVELEGREWLLYKSFPVDVTIIRGTSADEDGNITMEHEGVIMEALPAAQAAKNSGGIVIAQVKRLAQRGTLDPRLVKVPGILVDAVVVNPGQMQSCEVVYDPAYSGELRVPLDSSEPMPLNERKIVARRAAMELYPGAVCNLGFGMSDGVAAVAAEEGISNKITLTVEQGVIGGIPALGVNFGLAANPVAFVDHASQFDWYDGGGLDITFLAFAQADQAGNVNVSRFGKRIVGVGGFVNISQNAKKVVFCGSFSTSGLEVAVEDERLRILKEGRIRKLVPAVEQISFSSSYALKRGQAVLYVTERAVFELCPGGLVLTEIAPGIDLETEVLAQMDLRPIISPHLRVMDARIFRPGPMGLKEEAKFQEH; this is encoded by the coding sequence TTGGCCAAGGTGATGTCTGTCCAGGAAGCGGCACAACTGATTAAAGATGGCGACACCGTGTGGATAGTGAGTTCCGGGGGAGGAGTTGCAGAACCTGGTTACGTCCTCGCGGGAATTGAAGAACGCTTCCTCAAGACAGGGCGTCCGCGGGACCTGACCGTTTGCCATGCGAGCGGCATAGGGGACCGGCAGGGGGGTGGCACAGATCATTTTGCGTACGAGGGCCTTGTCAAACGTGTCGTTGGCAGCCACTGGACCTGGGCTCCTCGGCTTTCGCAGATGGTGGTTGATAACCTGATCGAAGCCTACGTTCTGCCGCAAGGGGTTATGACGCAACTGACCCGGGCCATAGCCGGGGGGAAACCTGGGGTTTTGACCCATGTGGGTATCGGTACCTACATTGACCCGCGCCTGGAAGGAGGGCGCCTTAATACCCGCTCGCAAGCCGAGTTGGTGAAGGTTGTGGAGCTGGAGGGCCGGGAATGGCTCCTTTACAAGTCATTCCCGGTAGACGTCACCATCATCCGTGGTACTTCTGCGGATGAGGACGGCAACATCACCATGGAACACGAGGGGGTGATCATGGAGGCTCTTCCGGCCGCGCAGGCCGCGAAGAATTCTGGTGGCATTGTGATTGCCCAAGTGAAACGTCTGGCCCAGCGCGGCACACTTGACCCGCGCCTGGTTAAGGTCCCAGGCATCCTAGTCGACGCGGTGGTAGTGAACCCAGGCCAGATGCAGTCATGCGAAGTGGTGTACGATCCTGCTTACAGCGGAGAACTCCGAGTCCCACTGGATAGCAGCGAACCAATGCCGCTCAATGAGCGAAAAATTGTCGCCCGCCGTGCTGCGATGGAGCTTTACCCTGGTGCAGTCTGCAACCTCGGCTTTGGCATGTCTGACGGAGTAGCAGCCGTTGCTGCCGAGGAAGGAATAAGTAATAAAATTACCCTTACAGTTGAGCAGGGGGTTATTGGTGGGATTCCTGCCCTTGGTGTGAACTTCGGGCTGGCTGCTAACCCTGTCGCTTTCGTCGACCATGCTTCCCAATTCGATTGGTACGACGGCGGGGGACTAGACATCACGTTCCTAGCCTTTGCCCAGGCCGACCAGGCCGGGAACGTGAACGTGAGCCGATTCGGGAAACGGATCGTCGGGGTAGGCGGCTTCGTTAATATCTCGCAAAACGCAAAGAAGGTCGTATTCTGCGGCAGTTTCTCTACCTCTGGCCTGGAGGTTGCGGTTGAAGATGAGAGGCTGCGAATCCTCAAGGAGGGTCGTATTCGCAAGCTTGTTCCTGCTGTGGAGCAGATAAGTTTCAGCAGTTCCTACGCGCTGAAGCGTGGGCAAGCGGTTCTATACGTCACCGAGCGCGCGGTTTTTGAACTTTGTCCTGGGGGGCTGGTCCTGACCGAAATCGCCCCAGGCATAGACCTAGAAACCGAAGTTCTAGCCCAGATGGACTTGCGGCCCATCATTAGCCCGCATCTCAGGGTTATGGACGCGCGCATCTTTCGACCCGGGCCTATGGGCCTTAAGGAGGAAGCGAAGTTTCAAGAACACTAA
- a CDS encoding enoyl-CoA hydratase-related protein, with product MEYENITLTREKNIAIITVNRPQVLNALNRQTLAELKATFLECEEDPGVRAVIITGSGLKAFVAGADINELNGLPPVEGLKLMHLGQEVFGLLEKMGTPSIAAVNGYALGGGCELAMACDLRIASTNAKFGQPEIKLGNIPGWGGTQRLPRLIGKTKAKELIYTGRFITAMEAERLGLVNKVVSPEELLLTAKELAREVAAMAPIAIKMAKAAIDQGTEAELAIGLSLEAQGVAMCLTTDDQKEGVRAFFEKRAPVFQGK from the coding sequence GTGGAGTATGAGAATATTACCCTAACAAGAGAAAAGAACATCGCCATTATCACCGTAAACCGGCCCCAGGTATTAAACGCCCTTAATCGGCAAACCCTGGCGGAACTTAAGGCAACCTTCCTAGAGTGTGAGGAAGACCCTGGGGTACGCGCAGTGATAATCACTGGCAGCGGTCTCAAAGCTTTTGTCGCCGGGGCCGACATCAACGAGCTCAACGGACTTCCGCCAGTCGAGGGGCTGAAGCTAATGCACCTAGGGCAGGAGGTATTCGGCCTGCTCGAAAAAATGGGAACGCCCAGCATCGCAGCTGTGAACGGCTATGCCCTGGGTGGCGGGTGCGAACTGGCCATGGCTTGTGATCTCAGGATTGCCTCGACCAACGCCAAGTTTGGCCAGCCGGAAATCAAGCTTGGGAACATTCCTGGATGGGGTGGAACCCAGCGCTTGCCGCGGCTTATTGGTAAAACGAAAGCCAAGGAGCTGATATACACCGGCAGATTTATCACCGCAATGGAAGCGGAAAGGCTGGGCCTCGTGAACAAGGTGGTTTCACCAGAGGAACTCCTGCTCACCGCCAAAGAGCTTGCCCGTGAGGTGGCCGCTATGGCGCCAATAGCGATAAAGATGGCCAAGGCGGCGATTGATCAGGGGACTGAGGCCGAGCTGGCTATCGGCCTGAGCTTGGAAGCGCAGGGTGTGGCCATGTGCCTTACCACCGACGACCAGAAAGAAGGCGTGCGGGCGTTCTTTGAGAAACGGGCACCTGTTTTCCAGGGCAAATGA
- a CDS encoding sugar ABC transporter ATP-binding protein — MNETLLELREINKSFSGVQVLKNVTFTVAKGEVHALVGENGAGKSTLMKILSGAYTRDSGEILLNGQPVDIRGPGDARRLGISIIYQELSLVPQLNAVENIFLGRWPEKSKGLVDWSKLWNDAARLLQDIGVSINTKVPVRELSVGQRQMIEIVRALSCQAKIIVMDEPTSALTEKEIQSLLNLIRELKRQGVTIIYISHRLDEVFTIADRVTVLKDGAVTGTRAVSQITKAELIRLMVGRDIKDFYPKRTSKPGEVVLEVKNLTHKGVIEDVSFQVRAGEIVCLAGLIGAGRTETVRALFGADPVDSGEVYILGNKVRMRTPAEAIRAGIALAPEDRRFQGLVQCLSVGENITLANLQSVASRRGVINLGLEKTKVKGYIKDLNIRTQGPQQKVQGLSGGNQQKVVLAKWLDTRARIFIFDEPTRGIDVGSKVEIYQLMNKLAESGAAVIVVSSELPEVLGISDRILVMHQGRIAGELMACDATEEEIMGYAVGGVE; from the coding sequence ATGAACGAAACCTTGCTGGAACTCAGGGAAATCAACAAGAGCTTTTCGGGAGTACAGGTATTAAAGAATGTAACCTTCACCGTAGCAAAAGGAGAAGTGCATGCCCTCGTTGGTGAAAACGGAGCAGGCAAGTCAACCCTCATGAAGATACTCTCGGGTGCGTACACGCGCGACTCGGGAGAAATCCTGCTCAACGGCCAACCTGTTGATATTCGTGGACCGGGGGATGCCCGGCGGTTAGGGATAAGCATTATTTATCAGGAACTCAGCCTTGTTCCTCAGCTTAACGCCGTGGAGAACATCTTTCTGGGCCGGTGGCCGGAAAAGAGCAAAGGGCTTGTTGATTGGTCTAAACTGTGGAACGACGCAGCGCGGCTTTTGCAGGATATCGGGGTTAGCATTAATACAAAGGTACCTGTTCGTGAACTCAGTGTGGGGCAGCGGCAGATGATCGAGATCGTGCGCGCCCTTTCCTGCCAGGCCAAGATCATCGTCATGGATGAGCCAACGAGTGCACTTACGGAGAAAGAAATCCAAAGCCTGCTGAACCTCATCCGGGAACTGAAACGCCAGGGCGTGACGATCATCTACATTTCGCACCGCTTGGACGAGGTCTTCACGATAGCAGACCGTGTCACGGTACTAAAGGACGGGGCTGTTACCGGCACGCGTGCAGTCAGTCAGATAACTAAGGCAGAGTTGATCCGGCTGATGGTTGGGCGAGATATAAAGGACTTTTACCCCAAACGTACTAGCAAACCTGGCGAAGTTGTTCTGGAAGTGAAGAATCTGACCCACAAGGGAGTTATTGAAGATGTCAGCTTTCAGGTACGGGCTGGAGAAATCGTCTGTTTAGCTGGTTTGATCGGGGCAGGGCGAACGGAGACGGTACGAGCCCTCTTTGGAGCGGATCCTGTGGATTCAGGTGAGGTTTATATCCTTGGTAATAAAGTAAGGATGAGGACGCCAGCCGAGGCTATCAGGGCAGGCATTGCTCTAGCTCCCGAAGACCGACGTTTCCAGGGGCTCGTTCAGTGTTTGTCTGTTGGCGAAAACATTACTTTGGCAAACCTACAGTCTGTAGCATCGCGGCGGGGCGTAATCAACCTTGGGTTAGAGAAGACAAAGGTCAAGGGTTATATCAAAGACCTAAACATCCGCACGCAGGGACCTCAGCAAAAAGTGCAGGGGCTCAGCGGCGGAAACCAGCAAAAAGTTGTGCTAGCGAAATGGCTGGATACGCGCGCCCGGATCTTCATTTTCGATGAGCCAACCCGGGGGATTGATGTTGGTTCCAAGGTCGAGATCTATCAGCTAATGAACAAGTTGGCTGAAAGCGGCGCGGCTGTAATCGTAGTGTCTTCTGAATTGCCGGAAGTTTTAGGAATAAGTGACCGTATTCTCGTCATGCACCAGGGGAGGATTGCTGGAGAACTGATGGCCTGCGACGCAACAGAAGAGGAGATAATGGGATATGCAGTAGGAGGGGTTGAGTGA
- a CDS encoding ABC transporter permease, which yields MAKQTIAGTAISPTPSIGARLLSPLQRYGVEMALVLLIVLAGILEPVFLNPVNVINVLRQVSITGTLAVGMTFVIINGGIDLSVGSIVGLAGMLAVMLQPQGLLVSTGVALVIGVTLGFLNGVGVANGIVPFIMTLATMTAARGIAFMVSDGRPVMGVSDAYAWIGEGQLVGIPVPVVVFALVVATGHFILTKTTFGRSVYAVGGNIEAARLSGINVRKNQVMVYVLSGLLAGIAGVVITARMTACDPTVGNMFELDAIAATVIGGTSMSGGEGRVTRTVVGALIMGVLANTMNLMNVSPYSQQVVKGIIILGAVLMDRVRR from the coding sequence ATGGCGAAACAAACGATTGCCGGCACGGCGATTTCACCTACGCCTTCTATCGGCGCACGGCTTTTGAGCCCGCTGCAGCGCTATGGCGTGGAGATGGCGTTGGTTCTCTTGATTGTCTTGGCCGGGATCCTTGAGCCCGTGTTTCTCAATCCAGTAAACGTCATCAATGTTCTGAGACAAGTATCGATCACCGGTACTCTGGCCGTAGGCATGACTTTCGTCATTATTAACGGGGGAATCGATCTTTCGGTCGGCTCTATTGTCGGCCTGGCCGGCATGCTGGCGGTTATGCTTCAACCTCAGGGCCTGTTGGTAAGCACCGGGGTGGCCCTCGTCATTGGCGTCACGCTTGGCTTCCTGAATGGGGTCGGTGTTGCCAATGGCATCGTTCCCTTCATTATGACCTTGGCTACCATGACCGCCGCCCGCGGAATCGCGTTCATGGTTTCGGATGGCCGCCCGGTTATGGGGGTGAGCGATGCTTATGCTTGGATCGGGGAGGGACAACTGGTAGGTATCCCGGTGCCGGTGGTCGTCTTTGCTCTCGTGGTGGCAACTGGTCACTTTATCCTAACAAAAACGACCTTCGGTCGTTCGGTTTACGCCGTTGGGGGCAATATCGAAGCGGCCCGGTTGTCCGGAATCAATGTAAGGAAGAACCAGGTTATGGTTTACGTGCTTTCCGGTCTCTTAGCAGGCATTGCTGGTGTTGTCATTACAGCGCGCATGACTGCTTGTGACCCAACCGTCGGTAATATGTTTGAGCTGGACGCCATTGCCGCTACAGTTATCGGCGGCACGAGCATGTCAGGCGGGGAGGGTAGGGTTACCCGTACAGTTGTCGGTGCCTTGATCATGGGCGTGCTTGCGAACACCATGAACCTCATGAATGTAAGCCCCTATTCCCAGCAAGTTGTCAAGGGCATCATCATCCTTGGCGCTGTTTTGATGGACAGGGTCAGGCGTTAA
- a CDS encoding substrate-binding domain-containing protein has protein sequence MRTMLKWGKVVTIGFLALALVTSLAGCGSKAQGTAGEKQVKIGFSMPFLNSPYRVAMVNQAEEWIKQNHPDWKLIVTDGQRNSAKQISDVEDLIAQRPDVIIMAPGQAQPLVPVAKKVMEAKIPLVVIDRDLNSDTYTAFVGGDNVNAGRVAAQYIAKRLNGKGNVVEIQGELGASATIDRDKGFKEEIKKYPDIKIIVDQPADYKRDKALALMEDILQAHPKIDAVYAQSDEMAFGALKAIQAAGRDKEMFVVGTDGQKAAFDSIKKDEFGATVLYPTGSVETMQLVEKILAGEQVEKRNILDTPLVTKENVDQYYDKGI, from the coding sequence ATGCGTACGATGCTGAAGTGGGGTAAAGTAGTCACTATTGGGTTCTTGGCTCTGGCCTTGGTTACGTCGCTCGCCGGGTGTGGAAGTAAGGCTCAGGGAACTGCGGGCGAGAAACAGGTTAAGATTGGGTTTTCCATGCCGTTCTTGAATAGCCCATACAGGGTGGCCATGGTCAATCAGGCTGAGGAATGGATTAAGCAAAACCACCCGGATTGGAAGCTAATTGTTACCGATGGGCAGCGCAATAGCGCAAAGCAAATCAGCGACGTAGAAGACCTGATTGCGCAAAGACCCGACGTTATCATCATGGCTCCTGGGCAAGCACAACCACTTGTCCCAGTAGCGAAGAAGGTGATGGAGGCCAAGATCCCCCTCGTGGTTATCGACCGTGACCTTAATAGTGACACCTATACAGCTTTCGTAGGCGGTGATAATGTTAACGCTGGAAGAGTTGCGGCTCAGTATATTGCCAAACGCTTGAACGGTAAGGGCAATGTAGTGGAAATCCAAGGCGAACTGGGTGCCTCTGCCACCATCGACCGTGATAAAGGCTTCAAGGAAGAGATTAAGAAGTACCCGGATATCAAGATTATTGTAGATCAGCCTGCCGATTACAAGCGGGACAAGGCCCTCGCCTTGATGGAAGACATTCTTCAAGCCCATCCGAAGATTGATGCCGTCTACGCACAGAGCGACGAGATGGCCTTCGGGGCGCTCAAAGCCATCCAGGCAGCCGGACGTGACAAGGAAATGTTTGTGGTTGGAACCGACGGTCAGAAAGCAGCCTTCGATTCCATTAAGAAAGACGAATTCGGTGCGACCGTGCTCTACCCCACCGGTTCTGTCGAGACCATGCAACTGGTAGAGAAGATTTTGGCCGGCGAGCAAGTGGAGAAGCGCAATATTTTGGACACGCCTCTAGTAACCAAGGAGAACGTGGACCAATACTACGACAAGGGAATCTAG
- a CDS encoding IclR family transcriptional regulator yields METSAPLVKSVLRALQVLEAFEKEPEIGLSELACRVGLPKSSVYGLAETLKSRGYLDQDAATGKYRLGLKAFELGELFKGRLDLRSEVLPVLNRLAGEYRETTQLAILQERETVYIERVESPWSMKFSSRIGMRLPAHSSGSGKAMLAFLPGEEFTRRFEGAVLERFTPRTITDVEVLKQHLAMIAARGFAVDDEESELGVRSVAVPILDHTGQPVAAISVAGPTYRITYEVVDRIAPALMSEVYRISRRFGYKGGGR; encoded by the coding sequence ATGGAAACCAGCGCCCCCTTGGTTAAATCAGTCCTAAGGGCTCTTCAAGTTCTGGAAGCCTTCGAGAAGGAACCCGAGATTGGTCTTTCGGAACTTGCCTGTAGGGTAGGTTTGCCCAAAAGTAGCGTTTACGGCCTTGCGGAGACCCTCAAGAGCCGGGGCTACCTTGATCAAGATGCTGCCACAGGGAAATACCGCCTCGGTTTAAAGGCCTTCGAATTGGGGGAATTGTTCAAGGGGCGCCTCGACCTTCGGTCGGAAGTTCTCCCTGTACTAAACAGGCTGGCGGGCGAATACCGCGAAACGACGCAGCTTGCTATTCTTCAGGAGCGAGAAACAGTCTATATAGAACGTGTCGAGTCACCGTGGTCTATGAAGTTTAGTAGCCGGATCGGCATGCGCCTCCCGGCGCACTCTAGTGGATCGGGCAAGGCCATGCTGGCTTTTCTTCCCGGCGAAGAGTTTACCCGGCGTTTTGAAGGAGCGGTACTGGAAAGGTTTACCCCCCGTACGATAACCGATGTTGAGGTGCTAAAGCAGCATCTAGCTATGATCGCGGCTCGTGGTTTCGCTGTAGACGACGAAGAGTCAGAGCTGGGGGTACGTTCCGTGGCTGTCCCCATATTAGACCATACCGGGCAACCGGTTGCGGCCATAAGCGTGGCCGGTCCTACGTACCGAATCACTTATGAGGTGGTGGACCGCATCGCCCCGGCACTCATGTCCGAGGTGTACCGGATCTCGAGGCGGTTTGGCTATAAAGGGGGAGGGAGATAA
- a CDS encoding enoyl-CoA hydratase/isomerase family protein, which produces MQCQISDPSQLVLLERYNDGVAVLTVNNPPLNLFTLAMTRAFDWRLREIAVDPGIRAVVLTGSGTKAFGAGSDIKEFKEMFESGQVIDRKLRYENEVFTRLEDLPQPTVAAIRGVALGGGLELALCCDLRVAGQSSRLGLPEVKLGVFPGSGGLVRLPKIIGETRAKELMYLGEPISAEQALTWGLLNKVVPDEDVLGTAMSLAAELAKRPAVAIRVMKKGIREARVLGREAAIEATYPLSETVFASNDIKEGVAAFFAKRPPEFKHS; this is translated from the coding sequence ATGCAATGCCAGATTAGTGACCCATCTCAGCTTGTCTTGCTCGAGCGATATAATGACGGAGTAGCGGTACTTACCGTCAACAACCCGCCCTTAAACCTTTTCACGCTGGCCATGACTAGGGCGTTCGACTGGAGGTTGCGGGAAATTGCCGTTGACCCAGGCATCCGGGCAGTCGTCCTGACCGGATCCGGAACAAAAGCCTTCGGAGCCGGCTCCGACATCAAAGAGTTCAAGGAGATGTTCGAAAGTGGTCAGGTCATTGACCGCAAGTTGCGATACGAAAATGAGGTTTTCACCCGGCTGGAAGACCTCCCACAGCCTACCGTGGCGGCCATCCGCGGTGTAGCCTTGGGCGGGGGCCTCGAACTGGCGCTGTGCTGTGATTTAAGGGTTGCCGGGCAAAGCAGCAGGCTTGGTCTTCCCGAAGTCAAGCTCGGGGTGTTCCCCGGGAGCGGGGGGTTGGTCCGGCTACCGAAGATAATCGGAGAAACCCGGGCCAAAGAACTCATGTATCTGGGGGAGCCAATAAGCGCAGAGCAAGCTCTAACGTGGGGGCTACTCAATAAGGTTGTACCGGACGAGGACGTGCTGGGCACGGCCATGAGTTTGGCTGCGGAACTGGCAAAACGGCCCGCTGTCGCCATCCGGGTCATGAAAAAAGGGATAAGGGAAGCTCGGGTGCTGGGACGCGAGGCGGCAATAGAAGCTACCTATCCCCTTAGTGAAACGGTATTCGCCAGCAACGACATCAAAGAGGGCGTGGCCGCGTTCTTCGCCAAAAGACCACCCGAATTCAAGCACAGCTAG
- a CDS encoding acyl CoA:acetate/3-ketoacid CoA transferase, translating to MKSKVMTATEAANLIKDHDVITVTGNCEMLMPDAVLAALENRFQTTGSPAGLGLYYPVISGAQREGTGVDRLAHPGMLKRVIASSMYTLKVKRICDLIAENQVEAYLMPMGAMWQLLRAIAGKMPGTLTPVGVGSFIDPRTGIGKLTPQTVEDLVSVVTIEGKEYLFYKAFPINVAIIRGTTADEVGNVSIEDEPISSGILSIAMAAKNSGGKVIAQVKRLAAKGSIHPRRVAVPGMFVDAIVVDPHQQDFFPYNPYLTGDLRQPKDQSSRLPLTWQKPLLRRAALELRPEQVVNFGFGVAAGVAQVAAEEGIEDDVWFTVEHGPIGGVPNTKDAFGASVNPLALMDSPMIFDMYDGGGLDITFLGMAQVDKQGNVNVSKVNGKYNLGGFLDIVYRTPRIVFCGSFTAGGFDAEVKDGRLFIKQEGRIAKFVEHVDQETFSGPQAVANGQQALYVTERAVFELVPEGIKLLEIAPGVDLEKDILARMAFRPIISENLRTMDPALFLEAKLGLRDRFTGGASQS from the coding sequence GTGAAAAGCAAAGTGATGACCGCCACGGAGGCGGCAAACCTCATAAAGGATCACGACGTCATTACGGTTACCGGCAACTGTGAAATGCTGATGCCTGATGCCGTACTTGCGGCCTTAGAGAACAGGTTCCAGACCACCGGGTCCCCCGCGGGCCTGGGCCTGTACTATCCGGTAATTTCCGGCGCACAACGCGAAGGAACGGGGGTTGACCGGCTGGCGCACCCCGGCATGCTCAAGCGGGTTATCGCCAGTAGTATGTACACGCTCAAGGTGAAACGGATCTGTGACCTCATCGCCGAGAACCAAGTCGAGGCCTACCTGATGCCCATGGGCGCCATGTGGCAGCTTCTCCGGGCGATTGCCGGCAAAATGCCGGGGACTCTTACACCTGTGGGTGTCGGCAGTTTCATCGATCCGCGCACGGGGATAGGCAAACTCACTCCCCAGACTGTGGAGGACCTGGTTTCGGTAGTTACTATCGAGGGAAAAGAGTACCTGTTCTACAAGGCCTTTCCGATTAATGTTGCTATCATCCGTGGCACTACGGCCGACGAGGTCGGGAACGTGAGTATCGAGGACGAGCCGATCAGCTCTGGCATTCTCTCGATTGCCATGGCGGCCAAGAACTCCGGCGGCAAGGTGATCGCTCAGGTGAAGAGATTGGCGGCAAAGGGCAGTATTCACCCCCGCAGGGTAGCGGTGCCAGGTATGTTCGTGGATGCCATCGTTGTCGACCCGCACCAGCAAGACTTCTTCCCCTACAATCCATACCTCACCGGCGACCTGCGCCAGCCAAAGGACCAGTCCAGTCGGTTGCCCCTGACCTGGCAGAAGCCACTGCTAAGGCGTGCCGCGCTTGAACTACGACCCGAGCAGGTAGTCAACTTCGGTTTTGGCGTCGCCGCAGGGGTTGCCCAAGTTGCGGCCGAAGAAGGAATTGAAGACGACGTATGGTTTACAGTGGAGCATGGGCCGATCGGAGGCGTGCCCAACACCAAGGACGCGTTCGGCGCCTCGGTTAATCCCTTGGCCCTCATGGACAGCCCCATGATCTTTGACATGTACGATGGTGGGGGCCTCGACATCACCTTCCTAGGTATGGCACAAGTGGATAAGCAGGGAAACGTCAACGTCAGCAAGGTCAACGGCAAGTACAACTTAGGGGGCTTTTTGGATATCGTCTACCGCACGCCGAGGATCGTCTTCTGCGGTTCGTTTACGGCCGGCGGGTTTGATGCTGAAGTCAAGGACGGCAGGCTCTTCATCAAACAAGAGGGTAGGATAGCAAAGTTTGTGGAGCATGTGGACCAAGAAACCTTCTCCGGCCCCCAGGCAGTTGCTAACGGGCAGCAAGCGCTGTACGTGACCGAACGGGCTGTGTTCGAACTGGTGCCTGAAGGCATAAAGCTTTTAGAGATTGCCCCGGGGGTGGACCTGGAGAAGGACATCCTGGCCAGAATGGCCTTCCGGCCAATTATAAGCGAAAACCTGCGGACCATGGACCCGGCACTGTTCCTCGAGGCCAAACTGGGGTTAAGAGATCGCTTCACCGGCGGAGCCTCGCAGAGCTAG